In Papaver somniferum cultivar HN1 chromosome 1, ASM357369v1, whole genome shotgun sequence, a genomic segment contains:
- the LOC113299112 gene encoding zinc finger MYM-type protein 1-like has product MDYHPNVRNQVRRAYLQNGPCQPKNHKFPNSRKGRKFNHSWFKAHEYWLEYSISKDRVYCLCCYLFKSSGANNFADEGFCTWSKKSRLQVHVGDINSAHNEARKACEDLLDEKVHIDTALVKQTDETRRQYGIRLRASIQIVRILLRQGLAFRGNDEGDDSANRGNFLEILAWLGNINVEDLQPYIMENAPKNLKLTSPDVQKDITSAFSFEIIAAIIRDIGDSFFSILVDESKDISSKEQMAIVLRYVKEGRVIERFVGIEHVATTTALSLKKTIANFFSRHNLSFSQLRGQGYDGANNMKGEYNGLKKLILDENESAYFIHCFAHQLQLAVVNVAKKDPEIKDLFSLVTCVTNVVGGSPKRLEILRKIKGAEISEALSNNELETGRGLNQESNLKRAADTRWGSHQNTLISLINLYSVVMGVLRSVLKDKTSDKRFEARGILVHMKLYNFAFRLHLMKNIMGVTNDLSEALQRKNQDIVNAMKLVRICKTRLQEMRDNGWNDLLSEVSSFCEQHKIKVVCMNDSSLGKGREKRNVQENSNEHKYRIGIFNAVIDLQLRELNDRFTETNTELLLCVACLCPSDSFAAFDKDKLKRLAEFYPKDFSEIDIVLLDGQLQNYIMDVRTSTEFSSLNGITDLARKMVETKKDKVYSKVYLLLTLALILPVATASVERLFSAMKILKNRLRNRMGDEWLNDCLLAYVEKVIMDSIVNDIIMNRFHIMKPRKGRL; this is encoded by the coding sequence ATGGATTATCATCCAAATGTTAGAAACCAAGTTCGAAGGGCATATTTGCAGAATGGGCCGTGCCAGCCTAAAAATCATAAATTTCCTAATTCACGGAAAGGTAGAAAGTTCAATCATTCTTGGTTCAAAGCTCATGAATATTGGCTAGAATACAGCATATCAAAAGATAGAGTATATTGTTTATGTTGTTACTTGTTTAAATCAAGTGGTGCTAATAACTTTGCTGATGAAGGATTTTGTACTTGGAGTAAGAAATCAAGACTGCAGGTTCATGTAGGAGATATAAATAGTGCTCACAACGAAGCTCGGAAAGCCTGTGAAGACTTGTTAGATGAAAAAGTACATATTGACACAGCACTTGTTAAGCAAACAGATGAAACTAGAAGGCAATATGGAATTCGTTTGAGGGCTTCAATACAAATTGTCCGAATACTTCTAAGACAGGGTCTTGCATTTCGTGGGAATGACGAAGGTGATGATTCTGCAAATCGGGGtaattttcttgagattttaGCATGGCTTGGTAACATCAATGTAGAAGATTTGCAGCCTTATATTATGGAAAATGCACCGAAAAATCTGAAATTGACCTCTCCTGATGTTCAAAAAGATATTACAAGTGCTTTTTCATTTGAAATAATTGCTGCAATTATTCGAGACATTGGTGATTCATTCTTTTCAATTCTGGTTGATGAGTCTAAAGATATTTCGTCAAAGGAACAAATGGCTATCGTTTTACGGTATGTGAAAGAAGGACGTGTTATTGAGCGCTTTGTTGGGATTGAACATGTAGCTACTACCACTGCCCTCTCACTCAAGAAAACAATCGCTAATTTCTTTTCGAGGCATAATTTAAGTTTTTCCCAGTTGCGAGGACAAGGTTATGATGGGGCTAACAACATGAAAGGTGAGTATAATGGTCTTAAGAAGCTTATTTTGGATGAAAATGAGTCTGCATATTTTATTCATTGCTTTGCTCATCAATTACAGTTAGCTGTTGTAAATGTAGCGAAAAAAGATCCAGAAatcaaggatttgttttcattagTTACTTGTGTGACTAATGTTGTTGGAGGATCACCTAAACGCCTTGAAATACTTCGAAAAATAAAAGGTGCTGAAATTTCTGAAGCTCTTAGCAACAATGAACTTGAAACTGGGCGAGGTTTAAACCAAGAGTCGAACCTCAAGCGTGCTGCGGATACAAGGTGGGGTTCGCACCAAAATACTTTAATTAGCTTGATTAATTTGTATTCAGTTGTGATGGGTGTACTTAGATCAGTTTTAAAAGATAAAACTTCTGATAAGAGATTTGAAGCTAGAGGTATTTTGGTTCATATGAAGTTATATAATTTTGCTtttcgtcttcatttgatgaaaaatattatgGGAGTTACAAATGATTTGTCAGAAGCTTTACAAAGAAAAAACCAGGATATTGTGAATGCCATGAAGTTGGTTCGGATTTGTAAGACAAGACTACAAGAGATGAGGGATAATGGTTGGAATGATTTACTTAGTGAAGTATCTTCATTTTGTGAGCAGCATAAGATTAAGGTTGTTTGTATGAATGATTCTAGTTTAGGTAAAGGAAGAGAAAAACGCAATGTCCAAGAAAATAGCAACGAGCATAAATACCGTATTGGGATATTTAATGCTGTTATAGATTTGCAACTAAGAGAATTGAATGATCGCTTTACTGAAACAAATACGGAGCTTCTTCTTTGTGTAGCTTGCTTATGTCCGAGTGATTCGTTTGCTGCTTTTGATAAGGACAAGTTGAAGCGCCTTGCAGAATTTTATCCAAAGGATTTTTCTGAAATTGACATTGTATTACTCGATGGTCAACTTCAAAACTACATTATGGATGTGAGAACAAGCACTGAGTTTTCAAGTTTGAATGGAATTACTGATCTTGCCCGAAAaatggtggaaacaaagaaaGACAAGGTCTATTCAAAGGTTTATTTACTGTTGACATTGGCGTTGATCTTACCGGTTGCTACTGCCAGTGTAGAAAGACTCTTTTCTGCTATGAAAATACTGAAGAATCGATTGCGTAATAGAATGGGTGATGAGTGGTTGAACGACTGCTTACTTGCATATGTTGAAAAAGTAATAATGGATAGCATCGTCAATGACATTATTATGAACCGTTTTCATATCATGAAGCCACGCAAAGGGAGGTTGTAA